In one Colletotrichum destructivum chromosome 2, complete sequence genomic region, the following are encoded:
- a CDS encoding Putative arrestin-like domain-containing protein, with protein MLSFLSRLVGAEGNAHISIRTEKDFVILRGPPEEATEQPLQGTVRLRLPAGHKVLGVRLCMNGFLRHTEHDADSSTPDSCRTISVFEQESPPFLIDHGHRIVSEDEPGLETFEWPFVLMVPGDTTETFQGCGRCSITYRLGATTIRNSSSASPPQTYRTIRINRALSNSAFTLMDPVTIEGTWSDTLRYSVSIAHRAVALGTTIPLEMSVTALKEGVEVLRARCRLSESHEVTGGTHRLAAFTGDRQVAEWAISIQNCDCKEDRRVQKMTQNLPLPKEPKRCSPDVAALGIQTSHVLHVDVTVRQPEGRTSLYRVTVPVILFISPQLPIDGSETFVWPEDITGTNDVTLQNGVLDIPPIYGAHLEDKVLDTLEVKHGFQKLRLTPPRVNNSYLFSLSCSHFSFFFNLPILRSTRLAVSCLSRGICASQLSLPIWHCRRTLALEQICRLAELNQVAS; from the exons ATGCTTTCATTCTTGTCCCGACTAGTAGGCGCAGAGGGCAACGCGCACATCTCGATTCG GACAGAAAAGGACTTTGTGATTCTCAGAGGGCCTCCTGAAGAGGCGACAGAACAGCCTCTTCAAGGAACAGTCAGGTTGCGTCTACCTGCTGGACACAAGGTGCTTGGCGTACGCCTCTGTATGAACGGTTTCTTGAGGCACAC TGAACATGATGCCGACTCCAGCACGCCCGACTCCTGTCGTACGATCAGCGTATTTGAACAGGAATCGCCACCGTTCCTCATCGACCACGGCCATAGAATTGTCTCGGAAGATGAGCCAGGTCTGGAAACTTTTGAGTGGCCCTTCGTCCTGATGGTTCCCGGTGACACCACAGAGACCTTCCAGGGATGCGGCCGGTGCAGCATAACGTATCGGCtgggggcgacgacgatccGGAACAGTTCTTCGGCGTCACCGCCGCAGACGTACAGGACGATTCGCATAAACCGCGCCCTATCGAACTCGGCCTTCACCTTGATGGACCCGGTCACAATCGAAGGGACGTGGTCAGATACCCTGCGATACTCCGTCTCGATCGCACATCGTGCCGTCGCACTGGGGACGACGATACCACTCGAGATGTCCGTGACGGCCCTgaaggagggggtggaagtGCTTCGAGCCCGATGCCGGTTGTCCGAGTCCCACGAAGTGACGGGTGGGACGCACCGACTGGCAGCCTTCACGGGCGACAGACAAGTTGCCGAATGGGCCATATCCATCCAAAATTGTGATTGTAAAGAAGACCGACGAGTTCAGAAGATGACGCAAAACCTCCCATTGCCAAAGGAACCGAAGAGGTGCTCTCCGGATGTGGCTGCCCTCGGTATCCAGACGAGCCATGTCCTTCATGTCGATGTTACGGTTCGGCAGCCCGAGGGCCGCACGTCTTTG TATCGCGTGACGGTGCCTGTTATACTCTTTATATCGCCTCAGCTGCCGATCGACGGGAGCGAGACGTTTGTTTGGCCAGAGGACATAACGGGGACGAACGACGTAACCTTGCAGAATGGTGTGCTAGATATTCCGCCCATCTACGGCGCACACTTGGAGGATAAGGTGCTGGATACCTTGG AAGTCAAGCACGGGTTCCAAAAATTGCGCCTCACACCACCCCGAGTCAACAACTCTTATCTGTTTTCTCTGTCTTGTTCCCATTTTAGCTTTTTTTTTAATTTGCCGATTCTCCGGTCAACGCGGCTAGCAGTCTCATGTTTGAGTCGTGGCATCTGCGCCAGTCAACTGAGCCTACCAATTTGGCACTGCCGTCGGACTCTTGCGTTGGAGCAGATCTGTCGGTTGGCCGAGTTGAACCAGGTTGCTAGCTGA